The Microcoleus sp. FACHB-831 sequence CAGAATGTCTTGCAAGGCTGTTGTCCCACTTTCCTGAACAGCATTTTCTGCAATTTTTTGTGACGGGTACTGTGATGAGTTATGTGATGAGTTATGTGATGGGTCAAAAAGGTTGCCCTGTAAGGCTGTGGCGGATTGTGACGGGTCAACGCCTTCATCCTTATATAATGTGTCACTCGTCTTACCGCTCACACCATCGCCGCTACTCTCCTCATTCGTTTTTTTCATTGCATCAGAATATTCAGATAATCCATCACTATCCGTAACATCCTTATCCGGCAACGGTTCTGACCCGTCACGGCATTCATCACGAGCCGTCACGGCACCCTTCACAGCTTGCGAAAGTGTCCAATCATAGGTTGGAATATTGCCGTCAGTACCTCCTCGAATCCGTAGACCTTTAATTACCTTGCCTACCCTGGTACTAACTTTTTCTATCTCCGTCCAGCCCAAGATTTTTTGACACAGCTCCAATAAATCAGGGCTGAAGTTTTTAGAAGCACGGGGTGAAGTACCCGAAGCTTTGCAATGATTCCAGTAAGAGCCATATAGTGTGTGGATGTTATTGGAATCATTGCCGACTGGAGTTGATGCCATTGCGTCACGAATTACACAGTCGTTGAGCCATGCTGCAATGCTGTCGGTTCGGATGCGCCCTTCCCAGAACTGCTCGTCCATTTCTGGAACGGATTCAAGTCCCAGCAACACCTCTGTTACGCGCTCGGCAGGGATGCTCAATAAGTAGTTTGTAAACGCCGCCAACTGTGGTTGAAAATCTTTGTTTAAATCCCGGCGCTTGGATGGGACGACACCTTGATTGAACGGAATGGCAATAATTCGGCGTGACATCCCAGAAGAATTGTCACCAGCGAAAACCGGGAAGTTGGAGCTGACGGCTACCATGCCATCGAATTTGAATTGGAAAGCTTTCTTTCCTTTCTCTTCCGCTCGTAGCCAGTCGCCGCCAGTTAAGCTCTTGAATTTACCCATCTGGCGATTGCCCTTGTCTTCATCCCAGAAAGCTATTAGGCGCTTGCGGTAAGCGTTGGCAGCCTCAAAGCGATTACCGCACCAGTCTTCCAACGTAGAGCTGTGAACGTTGGATATGCCAATTAAATCAACCAGAAGCCTCATATAGGTGCCTTTTCCGCTGCCGCCAATTCCAATTGTGTGAAGGAATTTTTGCAGGTCGGAGCGCCCCACTAGGACGGCATTGGCGAAACAAATCAAAATCTCTTTGAGTGCAGGATTTCCACCTGTGGCATGGGTTAGGAATTCGTCAATCAGGCTCCAATCAGTCGCATTGGTATCGTGTGTCCGTTCCAGCGCCCATGTAAATTTGTAGCCGGGTGAATGAGGCAGTAACTTACCTGTTGCTAATTCCAGCACTCCGTCACTAAAAGGCAGTAATTCATTGGCACTCTTTTCATCCCATGTCCGCTGCATTAACTCACATCGCAGTTTCTTGACGATGTTTGTGATGTAGGAGTGAGAGCCGTAACCGCTGATTTCAAGGGTTTTTAGTATGTTGCTGA is a genomic window containing:
- a CDS encoding phage/plasmid primase, P4 family, encoding AMAAIKADESTNAKGLLFVEGEECVEELRSVGIAGITTKGGAWSESALMALAMVLKKANVVLIYLKDNDDIGSAKAEKVLDSCTKIGLACIVIDPVAIYPDLPEKGDVVDILKVMGSAEFIRKLEEEIHRSLEERSAQETKTETESQEQQQEKKSKKIPAADKVAEEIAEEYRNRLAFNNITSSWMRYEAELPGVWSVESDNFIESIVSNILKTLEISGYGSHSYITNIVKKLRCELMQRTWDEKSANELLPFSDGVLELATGKLLPHSPGYKFTWALERTHDTNATDWSLIDEFLTHATGGNPALKEILICFANAVLVGRSDLQKFLHTIGIGGSGKGTYMRLLVDLIGISNVHSSTLEDWCGNRFEAANAYRKRLIAFWDEDKGNRQMGKFKSLTGGDWLRAEEKGKKAFQFKFDGMVAVSSNFPVFAGDNSSGMSRRIIAIPFNQGVVPSKRRDLNKDFQPQLAAFTNYLLSIPAERVTEVLLGLESVPEMDEQFWEGRIRTDSIAAWLNDCVIRDAMASTPVGNDSNNIHTLYGSYWNHCKASGTSPRASKNFSPDLLELCQKILGWTEIEKVSTRVGKVIKGLRIRGGTDGNIPTYDWTLSQAVKGAVTARDECRDGSEPLPDKDVTDSDGLSEYSDAMKKTNEESSGDGVSGKTSDTLYKDEGVDPSQSATALQGNLFDPSHNSSHNSSQYPSQKIAENAVQESGTTALQDILESAQMLINAQDGIMAMVVMSMFCNESPELWKEIWKCISPEERDRLKKLKSEAQDKAKTGDKCKVRLIRENKYEWVDATFVSAVSAPQDPQKLHCTFELASGERVDICEKNEWLLVELDDTGVLAEIDETEEIDETDFLLGEIEEGDSQSGD